In Sphingobacterium sp. lm-10, one DNA window encodes the following:
- a CDS encoding Dabb family protein, translating to MERKSFIKGVSATVLSGAVLAACGSPSEQSSVEWGEGTIVHSVYFWLRTDLTDQEKQDFPQFFEALKKVPGYTACRVATPAPTTPREVVDNSFSYHWIAVFPSMEAINIYEKHPDHLAAAQKFSPYWTKVEVRDSIA from the coding sequence ATGGAAAGAAAGTCTTTTATAAAAGGAGTGAGCGCCACGGTATTGTCTGGCGCGGTGTTGGCCGCATGTGGTTCTCCGTCAGAACAATCTTCTGTGGAATGGGGCGAAGGAACGATTGTTCATTCGGTCTATTTCTGGTTGCGCACCGATCTGACGGATCAAGAGAAACAAGATTTTCCCCAGTTTTTTGAAGCGTTGAAGAAAGTGCCTGGCTATACTGCCTGTCGTGTGGCTACACCAGCGCCTACCACCCCGAGAGAAGTAGTCGATAATTCCTTTTCCTATCATTGGATTGCGGTGTTTCCTTCTATGGAAGCCATTAATATTTACGAAAAGCATCCCGATCATCTGGCTGCTGCTCAAAAGTTTTCTCCGTACTGGACTAAGGTGGAAGTTCGCGACTCTATCGCTTAA
- the murI gene encoding glutamate racemase, translating to MNQGPIGIFDSGFGGLTVFKSISERLPQYSYTYLGDNARVPYGNRSFETVYQYTKECVFKLFEMGCPLVIVACNTASAKALRSIQQNDLPPGKKVLGVIRPTTEIIDQYTKTGHVGILATQGTVKSDSYKIEIHRFHPEITVHQHACPVWVPLVENNDLDSEGTHYFVKEDVEALLSQSPEIDTILLACTHYPLLLPAIQAHTPKHIKLVAQGELVADSLESYLERHPEVEAQCQRDSTYTFYTTDDPTDFGEKAKLFFGQEVIAFHTIVEAVD from the coding sequence ATGAATCAGGGACCTATCGGAATTTTTGACTCGGGATTTGGCGGATTAACCGTCTTCAAATCCATTAGCGAGCGATTGCCTCAGTACAGCTATACGTACTTAGGAGACAATGCCCGCGTGCCGTATGGCAACAGATCATTTGAGACGGTGTACCAATACACCAAGGAATGTGTCTTTAAACTCTTCGAGATGGGCTGTCCGCTAGTGATCGTGGCCTGCAATACCGCATCTGCTAAAGCCTTGCGAAGTATTCAGCAAAATGATCTTCCCCCAGGTAAAAAGGTGCTGGGTGTAATCCGGCCCACCACAGAGATTATTGATCAATATACTAAAACTGGTCACGTCGGTATATTAGCCACCCAAGGCACCGTAAAATCTGATTCCTATAAAATAGAGATTCATCGTTTTCATCCGGAGATTACCGTACATCAACATGCTTGTCCGGTTTGGGTACCGCTAGTCGAAAACAACGATTTAGATAGTGAGGGAACACATTACTTCGTAAAAGAAGATGTAGAAGCGTTATTAAGTCAGTCGCCAGAAATCGACACGATTTTATTGGCCTGCACGCATTATCCGCTGCTGCTTCCTGCGATACAAGCACATACACCGAAGCACATCAAGCTGGTTGCTCAAGGCGAGCTGGTTGCCGACAGCTTAGAGAGTTACTTAGAAAGACATCCGGAAGTAGAAGCGCAATGCCAACGCGACAGTACCTACACCTTTTATACCACGGATGATCCGACAGACTTTGGAGAGAAAGCCAAATTATTCTTCGGGCAAGAAGTAATTGCCTTTCACACGATAGTAGAAGCCGTAGATTAA
- a CDS encoding ferredoxin--NADP reductase, whose amino-acid sequence MHKFRISQIIRQPNDNITIAFDDPTKEFPPYLAGQFLTLAFDFNGRQVRRSYSFSSSPEVDEPISITVKRVDNGEISRLLHHRTAVGDTIEVLAAQGLLAYTPEDSVPKTLFLFAAGVGVTPLFSILKTALVAEPDTKVVLVYSNSSPEKTLFLDELRSWQAKYPDRLHIEWIFSNSKHLLTARLNREYIIRLIQQYRDADKQTAIYLCGPVFYMDLCRFTLLGMGFPDETIHRETFFFPEEEADEDEREEEEQDTSTYQVILKFQGENYDLLVPYNKTILDVGLAQKIKLPYSCKSGMCSTCISQVHAGSVRMSYNEVLTDREVDNGRCLICTSHPLENGSVIEVL is encoded by the coding sequence ATGCATAAATTTCGAATTTCTCAGATCATCCGTCAACCAAATGATAATATTACCATAGCCTTTGATGATCCTACCAAAGAGTTTCCTCCTTATCTGGCAGGCCAGTTTCTTACGTTGGCTTTTGACTTCAATGGTCGGCAGGTTAGGCGGTCGTATTCCTTTAGTAGTTCTCCTGAGGTTGACGAACCCATCTCCATTACGGTAAAGCGTGTGGATAACGGTGAAATTTCCAGACTGTTGCACCATCGTACTGCCGTTGGCGATACGATTGAAGTGTTGGCAGCTCAAGGCTTACTAGCTTACACTCCAGAAGATAGCGTGCCGAAAACCCTTTTTTTGTTTGCCGCCGGAGTAGGAGTGACGCCCTTATTTTCGATATTAAAGACCGCTTTAGTGGCCGAACCAGATACAAAAGTGGTACTTGTTTACAGTAATAGCTCACCAGAAAAAACACTTTTCTTGGACGAGTTGCGAAGCTGGCAAGCAAAATACCCAGATCGTCTGCATATTGAGTGGATATTTTCGAATTCCAAACACTTGTTAACCGCTCGATTGAACAGAGAATATATCATCCGATTAATACAGCAGTATCGAGATGCGGATAAGCAAACAGCTATTTACTTATGTGGTCCGGTGTTTTACATGGATCTGTGTCGGTTTACCTTATTAGGTATGGGGTTTCCGGATGAGACAATCCATCGCGAGACATTTTTCTTTCCCGAAGAAGAGGCGGATGAAGATGAGCGTGAGGAGGAAGAGCAAGATACCAGTACCTATCAGGTGATCCTGAAATTTCAAGGAGAAAACTATGATCTCTTGGTGCCTTACAATAAGACTATACTGGATGTGGGCTTAGCGCAAAAGATCAAATTGCCGTACTCTTGTAAATCGGGCATGTGCAGTACCTGTATATCACAAGTACATGCAGGATCCGTACGGATGAGTTACAACGAGGTATTGACGGATCGGGAAGTAGACAATGGTCGTTGTTTGATTTGTACTTCGCATCCGCTGGAAAATGGTTCAGTAATCGAGGTTTTGTAG
- a CDS encoding S41 family peptidase, whose translation MRKLLVAACLWVPTMLSAQEALWLRYPTISPDGTSIVFGYQGNLYKVASTGGNATPLTVGESHNMMPIWSRDGQWIAFANNRHGNFDVFVMSANGGQATRLTYNSADDYPYDFTADNGAVYFGSARQAPAASVRFPSMRLFQNVYEVPVHGGRAKLVSAAGMDHAKLSPNGKQLVFQDRKGYEDAWRKHHTSSVTRDIWIYDLEKNNYLALTNEEIEHREPVFAQDGQSVFYLSEKDGTLNVYKKGLQAGNSNTQLTRFTKNPVRHLSASRNNTLAFTQDGAIYTLTEGGTPNKLSIRIHTDSGLPDVKNLPLSGETREFKLSPDGKQIAYITRGELFVTSVEGDFTKRITETAGQERMLDWAPDSKTLIYAAERDSTGWGIYKTEIGKAAEPYFFNASLLKESPVLVNTHNNFAPKYSPDGKSIAFIEDRNILKVMPASGGKAITILPEGRNHSYADGDWGFEWSPDSRWLFVDDQGGFFLSGNTALVKADGSGELRHPIQSGFGDSGAKWSKDGKIMTWVSSRYGRKSLAYQGSREVDVFAAFFDQEAYDRFQLNKDEFKLLEERDKQDSTKKKTPEPEFVPNIENLRDRMVRLTINSSSISDYVLNKDVSKLFYLAAFEKGYDLWVTEPRTRETKILAKLGGSPSGLEISKDGKSLFMTNRGSLVKVDAENGKVTPISSKSEISLDAAAEREYMFHHAWLQVEKKFYDPKIHGIDWKGYKKTYARFLPHINNNYDFQELLSELLGELNASHTGGRYSPRPSNPDITPSLGLLYDEQYTGEGLRVTEVLAGGPLDKANSKIDKGSVITEIDGKLLKANEDWAKLFNRKAGQYVYISGKTSSGAAFAENIKPISQGEENGLMYKRWVKSRKEYVDKISNGQIGYVHIEGMNDGSFRELYERAMGENVDKKALVVDTRFNGGGWLHDDLNTFLSGKQYLQFAPQGNIVKGGEPASRWTKPSIVVMSEGNYSDAHIFPYIYKQNGLGKLVGMPVPGTGTAVWWESQIDPTIVFGIPMIGTIGKEGRTTENMQVEPDIRVPLPYKAFLSGEDPQLKTAVEEILKEVN comes from the coding sequence ATGAGAAAGCTCTTGGTCGCGGCCTGCCTATGGGTTCCCACAATGCTTTCTGCTCAAGAAGCCTTATGGCTTCGTTATCCAACCATTTCGCCGGATGGCACATCCATTGTATTTGGTTACCAAGGTAATCTGTACAAGGTAGCCTCTACGGGCGGAAATGCGACGCCACTGACCGTGGGCGAATCGCATAACATGATGCCTATTTGGAGTCGCGATGGCCAATGGATAGCCTTTGCAAACAATCGCCACGGCAATTTTGATGTTTTTGTGATGTCAGCAAATGGCGGGCAAGCGACACGCCTCACCTATAATAGTGCCGATGACTATCCCTACGATTTCACGGCAGATAATGGGGCCGTGTATTTCGGTAGTGCTCGTCAAGCTCCGGCTGCCAGCGTGCGCTTCCCAAGCATGCGTTTATTTCAGAATGTCTATGAAGTTCCTGTCCATGGCGGCCGCGCTAAGTTGGTCTCTGCCGCAGGCATGGATCATGCAAAGCTAAGCCCGAATGGCAAGCAGTTAGTTTTTCAGGATCGCAAAGGCTACGAAGATGCTTGGCGTAAGCACCATACCTCTTCGGTAACACGCGACATCTGGATCTATGATCTAGAAAAAAACAACTATCTGGCATTGACCAACGAGGAGATTGAGCATCGCGAGCCGGTATTTGCCCAAGATGGCCAATCGGTATTCTACCTTTCCGAGAAAGACGGTACGCTTAATGTGTATAAAAAAGGTCTGCAAGCGGGCAATAGCAATACGCAACTCACCCGTTTCACCAAAAACCCGGTACGACATCTTAGCGCTTCAAGAAACAATACTTTGGCATTTACGCAAGATGGCGCTATTTATACCTTGACCGAAGGGGGCACACCGAATAAGCTGAGCATTCGTATCCATACCGATTCTGGATTGCCAGATGTGAAAAACCTACCGCTTAGCGGCGAAACCAGAGAATTCAAACTGAGTCCTGATGGTAAGCAAATCGCCTACATCACGCGTGGCGAATTGTTTGTTACCAGCGTAGAAGGCGATTTTACTAAACGCATCACCGAAACTGCTGGTCAGGAGCGCATGCTTGACTGGGCACCAGACAGCAAAACGCTGATCTATGCTGCCGAACGCGATAGTACCGGCTGGGGTATTTATAAAACGGAGATTGGCAAGGCAGCTGAGCCTTATTTCTTCAATGCCAGCTTATTAAAAGAATCTCCAGTACTGGTAAACACGCACAATAATTTCGCACCAAAATATTCCCCGGATGGCAAATCCATTGCCTTCATTGAAGACCGCAATATCCTGAAAGTAATGCCAGCAAGCGGTGGCAAAGCAATCACCATCCTTCCTGAAGGTCGCAACCACTCCTATGCTGATGGCGATTGGGGTTTTGAATGGAGTCCGGATAGCCGCTGGTTATTTGTGGACGATCAAGGTGGTTTCTTTTTAAGTGGCAATACCGCCTTAGTGAAAGCGGATGGCAGCGGCGAACTGCGTCATCCTATACAAAGTGGATTTGGTGATAGCGGAGCGAAATGGTCTAAGGATGGTAAGATTATGACCTGGGTGAGCAGCCGTTATGGCCGTAAATCACTCGCTTATCAGGGAAGCCGAGAAGTCGATGTATTTGCTGCCTTTTTTGATCAAGAAGCCTACGATCGCTTTCAGCTCAATAAAGATGAATTTAAATTACTCGAAGAAAGAGATAAGCAAGATTCTACCAAGAAAAAAACACCCGAACCAGAATTTGTACCTAATATCGAAAACTTACGTGACCGTATGGTGCGCCTGACGATCAATAGCTCATCCATCAGCGATTATGTACTGAATAAAGATGTAAGTAAGTTATTCTATCTGGCGGCGTTCGAAAAAGGCTATGACCTTTGGGTCACCGAACCACGGACGCGAGAAACGAAAATCCTGGCTAAGCTAGGAGGTTCGCCGAGTGGCTTGGAAATCAGTAAAGACGGCAAAAGCTTGTTCATGACGAATCGTGGCAGCCTAGTCAAGGTCGATGCTGAAAATGGCAAAGTTACGCCGATCAGCAGCAAGAGCGAGATCAGTTTGGATGCCGCGGCAGAACGGGAATATATGTTCCACCACGCGTGGTTGCAAGTAGAGAAGAAATTCTACGATCCAAAAATTCATGGTATTGACTGGAAAGGCTACAAGAAAACCTATGCGCGCTTCTTGCCACATATCAACAATAACTATGATTTTCAAGAACTATTGAGCGAATTGTTGGGTGAGCTGAATGCGTCTCACACTGGAGGTCGTTACTCCCCTCGCCCATCCAATCCAGACATCACACCAAGCTTAGGCTTGCTATACGATGAGCAATACACTGGCGAAGGATTACGCGTAACAGAGGTGCTTGCTGGCGGCCCATTAGATAAAGCAAATAGCAAAATAGACAAGGGTAGCGTCATTACCGAAATTGATGGCAAATTGCTTAAAGCCAACGAAGATTGGGCGAAGTTGTTCAATCGTAAAGCGGGACAATATGTGTACATCAGCGGTAAAACATCTTCTGGTGCTGCATTTGCTGAAAACATTAAGCCGATCTCCCAAGGAGAAGAAAATGGCCTGATGTACAAGCGTTGGGTAAAGAGCCGTAAAGAATATGTGGACAAAATCAGTAACGGTCAGATTGGCTACGTGCATATCGAAGGGATGAATGATGGCAGTTTCCGGGAGTTGTACGAGCGCGCGATGGGCGAAAATGTGGATAAGAAAGCACTAGTAGTCGATACGCGCTTTAACGGCGGCGGTTGGTTGCATGATGACTTGAACACCTTCCTAAGTGGCAAGCAGTACTTGCAATTCGCGCCACAAGGTAACATCGTAAAAGGTGGTGAGCCAGCTTCGCGTTGGACGAAACCTTCGATCGTAGTCATGAGCGAAGGCAACTACAGTGATGCGCACATTTTCCCATACATCTACAAACAGAACGGCCTTGGCAAGTTGGTGGGTATGCCTGTACCGGGAACCGGAACAGCCGTGTGGTGGGAATCACAAATCGATCCAACCATCGTATTTGGTATTCCAATGATTGGTACCATCGGTAAAGAAGGTCGCACGACGGAGAATATGCAAGTAGAACCAGATATTCGCGTACCCCTTCCTTATAAAGCATTCTTAAGTGGGGAAGATCCTCAGCTGAAAACTGCTGTGGAAGAGATATTGAAAGAGGTGAATTAA
- a CDS encoding cytochrome c peroxidase, whose amino-acid sequence MRILGVFISSLLLVILLSFGEQYGSTIISTTDSIASLYKRPLVDWPQPNIDPGVSWKEFSSLPKVDSDYFAIMESPIVVLGKNLFFDPILSGSNQISCSSCHHPQSSWADKVSTPIGHDHQSGTRNTPSLLNVYARKSLFWDGRETALEAQALSPIEAHHEMNMNLTQLIPKLKAIQAYNALFLAAFDDPDYSVPEVLKALSAFQRTLKSRRSRFDEFLDGNYSALSAQQIEGMHLFRTKARCMNCHNGQFLTDEDFHNIGLTYYKRKYEDLGRYYVTGKAEDVGKFRTPSLRDVMNTGPWMHNGMFWNITGVINIYNRGMQMNTATAEQKAADPHHPITDPLMQKLYLSKVEIAAIESFMHAITATSYHMRRPEKLPR is encoded by the coding sequence ATGCGTATTTTAGGAGTCTTTATAAGTAGTTTGTTGCTGGTGATTTTGTTATCATTCGGAGAACAATATGGTAGCACAATTATCTCCACTACAGACTCCATAGCTTCGTTATACAAACGCCCTCTTGTCGATTGGCCACAACCAAACATAGATCCGGGAGTATCGTGGAAAGAGTTCAGTTCCTTGCCCAAAGTAGATAGCGATTACTTTGCTATTATGGAATCACCGATCGTAGTATTGGGCAAAAATCTATTTTTCGACCCGATATTGTCTGGATCCAATCAAATCTCTTGCAGTTCCTGTCATCACCCACAAAGTAGCTGGGCAGATAAAGTTAGTACGCCAATAGGTCATGACCATCAGTCAGGTACGCGCAATACGCCATCTTTATTAAATGTGTACGCTCGCAAAAGCCTATTTTGGGACGGACGGGAAACTGCTTTGGAAGCACAAGCGTTGTCCCCAATCGAAGCGCACCATGAGATGAACATGAATCTTACGCAACTGATTCCAAAACTAAAAGCTATTCAGGCGTATAATGCTTTGTTTTTAGCAGCCTTTGATGACCCTGATTATTCCGTTCCAGAGGTTTTAAAAGCATTAAGTGCTTTTCAGCGTACACTGAAAAGCCGACGAAGCCGTTTCGATGAATTTTTGGATGGAAACTACAGTGCTTTATCGGCACAGCAAATTGAAGGCATGCATTTATTTCGGACCAAAGCGCGCTGTATGAACTGCCATAACGGACAATTTTTAACGGATGAAGATTTCCATAATATCGGCCTCACCTATTACAAGCGCAAGTACGAAGACCTTGGTCGGTATTATGTGACCGGCAAAGCAGAAGATGTGGGTAAGTTCCGCACGCCTTCGCTTCGCGATGTAATGAATACCGGACCTTGGATGCACAATGGTATGTTTTGGAACATCACGGGTGTAATCAATATTTACAATAGGGGCATGCAGATGAACACGGCTACCGCCGAACAAAAAGCAGCAGACCCCCACCACCCTATAACCGACCCGCTGATGCAAAAGCTCTATCTCAGCAAAGTAGAAATTGCGGCTATAGAATCTTTTATGCACGCGATTACGGCTACATCGTACCATATGCGACGGCCAGAAAAATTACCTCGATAA
- a CDS encoding TonB-dependent receptor → MYLMPLQGHAQIRNIPILSGVVYDGQVGKPLPLANVYIDETQQQTRTDKDGKFTISLSAYNGDITLTVSYIGKKTIKQKIAKDDINKSIVITLVNNSLTLEQVDVNPIFEGTKNSISSITFDEEAIERVQAFSLLDVLNNLPGRQITAPNINAPQTLTLRTTLGGSDALNNSLGVPIIMDGVALSNDANMQSRLPGQWGMGSGALPATNGGNTADVPFRGIDLREIPVESIEKIEVIQGVASAEYGELTDGAILIERKAGRSPWHFTTNINGGSHNYSLNKGFDLPKKWGGLTVDGNYAISNSNPTDRFQEYRRYGAGIRWNTPQYRYFRNKLSIDFNQRLDEVKLDPDDDAQKRYESTESGIRISNNMMIKVDKPWLDDINFSASYSERNQESYAQQLLNRGGIAIGGKDTTGIYEGLLVSGRYMSEERIVGNPITASANLRLATRFRLGESTHVLSYGANTNYANNGGRGIIADPLRPRWIDLSDQNVRPYSFELTPALFNAGVYLTDNIRYRWFGKAMNSSLGIRFDSQNGSLSVQPRLSTQIVLDKHWQVAAAYGIATKSPTLLHRYPPPTWIDIPLGNVSYGNTSLYLLHTERIELSNTDLKPSRSMQAEINVNYRDKFITSRLNGYFKHNANGFQSIRQFHPITLPQFAFNYDAAAEKINYTETGVYQTYYDNSVSYIANVRSSYTYGFDWSLSTKKIKAIETSFLTSTSFILSRQDNGDILEDTRLTTPVIIDGQNIWYALYNPLNSQQRYILTSKLNSTTHISKLGFVIMTYMDINWMNKMSSLHKSATQPAIAYLDVTMQRVWLTPEQQASGIIPGRDLNTNSTEQRMVYANFSLSVAKEIGKKMRIAVTAYNTFNLRPQSSFINPTNGLETITRYNSPLSITGGVSFRL, encoded by the coding sequence ATGTATTTAATGCCATTGCAAGGACACGCACAGATTCGTAATATTCCCATTTTGTCGGGCGTAGTTTACGATGGGCAAGTCGGTAAACCGCTTCCATTGGCGAACGTATACATTGACGAAACACAGCAACAAACCAGGACGGATAAGGACGGTAAATTCACTATTTCACTGTCGGCTTATAACGGCGACATCACTTTGACAGTGTCTTATATTGGGAAAAAGACCATCAAGCAGAAGATCGCGAAAGACGATATCAATAAATCTATTGTGATTACGCTAGTTAATAACAGTCTGACGCTGGAGCAGGTAGATGTTAATCCGATATTTGAAGGCACGAAGAACTCTATATCTTCGATAACCTTTGATGAAGAAGCTATTGAGCGTGTGCAAGCATTTAGTTTGCTCGATGTACTTAACAACTTACCGGGTAGGCAGATCACAGCACCGAATATTAATGCTCCGCAAACGCTCACTTTACGCACCACGTTAGGCGGTAGCGATGCGCTCAATAATTCGCTGGGTGTTCCGATCATTATGGATGGTGTGGCATTGTCCAATGATGCTAATATGCAATCTCGCCTGCCAGGACAATGGGGGATGGGTTCGGGTGCTTTGCCCGCCACTAATGGCGGCAATACCGCAGATGTGCCCTTTCGGGGAATAGATTTGCGGGAAATTCCTGTAGAATCCATCGAAAAGATTGAAGTGATTCAAGGTGTGGCATCCGCTGAATATGGTGAGCTGACGGATGGTGCTATTTTGATCGAACGTAAAGCGGGTCGATCTCCCTGGCATTTCACAACCAACATCAACGGAGGTTCCCATAATTATTCGCTAAACAAAGGCTTCGATCTTCCGAAAAAATGGGGTGGATTGACCGTGGATGGAAACTATGCGATATCAAACTCCAATCCTACAGACCGCTTTCAGGAATACAGACGCTATGGTGCGGGTATTCGATGGAATACACCACAGTACCGCTATTTTCGAAATAAGCTTAGTATAGATTTTAATCAACGACTGGATGAAGTAAAGCTCGATCCGGATGATGATGCCCAGAAAAGATATGAATCTACGGAATCTGGGATTCGGATATCCAACAATATGATGATCAAGGTAGATAAACCCTGGCTCGATGATATCAATTTCAGTGCTTCGTATTCCGAACGCAATCAAGAAAGTTATGCACAGCAGCTACTAAATCGTGGCGGAATAGCAATAGGCGGAAAGGATACGACAGGAATCTATGAAGGCCTTTTAGTTAGTGGTCGATATATGTCGGAAGAGCGTATTGTCGGCAATCCTATTACAGCCAGTGCCAATCTACGACTGGCAACACGTTTTCGGCTCGGCGAATCCACGCACGTGTTAAGTTATGGCGCCAATACTAACTATGCGAATAACGGCGGACGAGGAATTATTGCAGATCCATTACGACCGCGTTGGATAGACCTTAGTGATCAAAATGTACGACCGTATTCTTTTGAGCTTACTCCAGCCTTATTCAACGCCGGTGTGTACCTCACCGATAATATCCGCTATCGCTGGTTTGGCAAAGCGATGAATAGCAGTCTAGGCATCCGTTTCGATTCGCAAAACGGATCCTTATCGGTACAACCGCGATTAAGTACACAAATAGTGCTCGATAAGCACTGGCAAGTTGCTGCGGCTTACGGTATCGCGACCAAATCGCCGACTTTGTTGCACCGTTATCCACCGCCGACCTGGATCGATATTCCATTGGGGAATGTCAGCTATGGCAATACCAGTCTTTATCTATTGCATACCGAACGTATCGAATTGTCCAATACCGATTTAAAACCTAGTCGCTCCATGCAGGCAGAGATTAATGTTAATTATCGGGATAAATTTATCACTTCCAGATTGAACGGCTATTTCAAGCATAATGCAAATGGTTTCCAGTCGATCCGACAATTTCATCCGATCACCTTACCGCAATTCGCATTTAATTATGATGCTGCGGCAGAAAAAATTAATTATACAGAGACCGGTGTGTACCAAACCTATTACGATAACTCGGTTAGTTACATTGCGAATGTGAGAAGTTCGTACACTTATGGTTTTGACTGGTCATTGTCTACTAAGAAAATCAAAGCGATAGAAACCAGCTTTCTCACCAGCACCTCCTTTATCCTTTCTCGTCAGGACAATGGTGATATTTTGGAAGATACACGCTTAACCACGCCGGTGATTATTGATGGCCAGAATATTTGGTATGCCTTGTACAATCCGTTAAATAGTCAACAGCGATACATTCTAACGAGTAAACTCAACTCGACTACCCATATTTCAAAGTTAGGATTTGTAATTATGACCTATATGGATATCAATTGGATGAATAAGATGTCGTCTTTACATAAATCTGCTACTCAGCCAGCCATTGCGTACTTGGATGTGACGATGCAGCGCGTGTGGCTAACACCAGAACAGCAAGCCTCTGGAATTATCCCTGGTCGTGATCTAAATACCAATAGCACAGAACAACGCATGGTATATGCTAATTTTTCACTTTCTGTAGCTAAAGAAATTGGAAAGAAAATGCGCATTGCCGTGACCGCTTATAACACATTCAACTTGCGGCCACAGTCTTCTTTCATCAATCCCACAAATGGTTTGGAAACCATTACCCGCTACAATAGCCCTTTAAGTATTACCGGTGGCGTGTCATTTAGGTTATAA
- a CDS encoding DUF4876 domain-containing protein has product MKTRITLLFTSITLLLLIGCQKDQQQAMPVNVQIQLAVDEEKVPFTVPYDKAEITLQSNANGTKYTLQANANGQIQLNDMVPGVYAVNVSLKLTAAEYTALTGTNRQDDFYLNYALNDKSIFADENFTITLVTSETIGGFVIKQIYYAGSDTRSAATTRDNFIEIYNNTSETLYADSLLVVTIYGKPNRSTDAYSLSNNQFDWSKALEMTTANGDPNEDFVYAKSIMRVPSDGTGKRYRVEAGKSIIVAATAVNHAGSYTDLNGRVITAQDPTLTVDLSQADFEVNMAEYLKRINAASSPLATDVDNLNVPNMDVIFIDSGREWVFTPQTRESYVIVKLDASVNVENLPAYASPITRTISSSTNRYPQIPTQYIIDAVEVETPVVADRLPRRLPQRFDAGAISVPGGPFSSQSVVRKTAKKVNGRRILLDTNNSANDFGFLNRANSSKGESSFID; this is encoded by the coding sequence ATGAAAACTAGAATTACTTTATTATTTACATCCATTACACTATTGCTCTTAATTGGATGTCAGAAAGACCAGCAACAAGCGATGCCCGTTAACGTGCAGATACAACTGGCTGTAGACGAAGAGAAAGTGCCATTTACCGTTCCTTACGACAAAGCGGAGATCACTTTGCAAAGTAATGCCAATGGTACAAAATATACCTTGCAGGCGAATGCTAATGGGCAGATCCAACTAAATGATATGGTTCCGGGTGTTTACGCGGTTAATGTATCCTTGAAACTGACCGCAGCCGAATATACGGCGCTGACGGGTACGAATCGCCAAGATGATTTCTATCTGAACTATGCTTTGAATGATAAATCCATCTTTGCAGATGAAAATTTTACCATCACCTTAGTTACTAGCGAAACGATTGGTGGTTTTGTGATCAAGCAGATCTATTATGCAGGTTCAGATACGAGAAGTGCTGCGACCACGAGAGATAATTTCATTGAGATCTATAATAATACCTCCGAAACGCTCTACGCAGATAGCCTGTTAGTGGTCACGATTTATGGAAAACCAAACCGTAGCACTGATGCCTACTCTTTGTCGAACAATCAGTTTGATTGGAGTAAAGCCTTGGAAATGACCACTGCAAACGGTGATCCTAACGAAGATTTTGTATACGCTAAGAGCATAATGCGTGTGCCGAGTGATGGTACAGGTAAAAGATATCGAGTAGAAGCAGGTAAAAGCATTATTGTGGCCGCTACTGCAGTAAATCACGCCGGATCTTATACGGATTTGAACGGACGTGTTATTACCGCTCAAGACCCGACCTTGACGGTTGATTTGAGCCAAGCTGATTTTGAGGTAAATATGGCGGAATACTTAAAGCGTATCAATGCAGCAAGCTCTCCTTTGGCGACTGATGTAGATAATCTGAATGTGCCTAATATGGACGTGATTTTTATCGATTCGGGACGGGAGTGGGTTTTCACTCCGCAAACCCGTGAATCGTATGTTATTGTGAAATTAGACGCCTCGGTTAATGTGGAAAATCTACCCGCTTATGCTTCGCCAATCACACGTACAATATCGAGTAGTACGAACCGCTATCCGCAGATACCAACCCAATATATTATTGATGCGGTAGAAGTAGAGACACCAGTCGTCGCAGACCGTTTACCAAGACGTTTACCGCAGCGTTTTGATGCAGGTGCGATTTCTGTTCCGGGTGGGCCATTCTCCAGTCAGTCAGTCGTCCGTAAAACGGCCAAAAAGGTAAATGGACGACGCATTTTATTAGATACCAATAATTCTGCGAACGACTTTGGTTTCTTGAATCGTGCCAACTCTTCTAAAGGTGAAAGCTCTTTTATTGATTAA